The Streptomyces sp. NBC_00576 genome contains the following window.
GGGGCGAAGGCGCCCTTGACCATGTAGCCGAGCATCTCGGTGTTGCCCATCTCGACCACGTCGGGGGCCTTGTCCGTGGCGAGGACGGCGTCGAGCTTGGCGTTCTTGTCGGGCCAGCCGTAGTACTCGTGGTTGATCTTGATGCCGGGGTGCGCCTTCGTCAGCGTGGCGTCGGCGGCCTTCACCAGCTCGGGCCAGTTGTTCTGCGCGTCCACGGTCAACCAGACGGTCAGCTCCTTGGCGTCGGCCCCGGAGTTGTCCGAGCTGCCGCTGCCGCTGTCGCCGCATGCCGCGATGGAGACCATCATGCCCGCGATACCGATCGCGACTATCAGCTTGCGCTTCACGCCACCCTCCTCAGGGACCTGGACCAATGGTGTAGACCAGTAGGCGGAGCTTGGCTCAGACCAAACAGCGTGTCAAGGGTGCTGGAACGCCTTTGACCAGCCGTTATGCGACCTACATATGCAGGAACCTTTAAGTAAGAAAGTGGCGGAAATACCCTGCACACCCATCTGGTTCGAGGTAGACCACTCCAAAGGAGCGCCGAGTGCGGCCTTTGGCGCAGCTTTCCCTGCGGTGGACTAGACCAGCGCGGGGCGTGAAGGTATACAGAGGGGATCACGGAGTGCGCGGGGGTCCGACGAGACCATTCACAGGTCAATCGCGGCGTGAGCCGTGTCACGATGTGAACTTGGACCGGCGGGGTGCCGGCCGTAGCGGCACCAGAAGCCGGGAAGGCGGAGCATGAGCACCGACGTGAGCAGTGCGGAGAACGAGGGTGGGGCTACCGTCCGTACCGCGCGCGTACCCAAGTACTACCGTCTGAAAAAACATCTGCTCGATATGACGGAGACCCAGGCGCCCGGCACTCCGGTCCCGCCCGAGCGCACGCTGGCAGCGGAGTTCGACACCTCCCGCACGACCGTCCGTCAGGCCCTTCAGGAACTGGTCGTCGAGGGGCGGCTCGAACGCATCCAGGGCAAGGGCACCTTCGTCGCCAAGCCGAAGGTCTCCCAGGCGCTGCAACTCACCTCCTACACCGAGGACATGCGTGCCCAGGGCCTCGAACCCACCTCGCAGCTCCTCGACATCGGCTACATCACCGCCGACGACGCCCTCGCCGAGCTGCTCGACATCACGGCGGGCGGGCGCGTCCTGCGCATCGAACGGCTGCGGATGGCGAACGGCGAGCCGATGGCCATAGAGACCACCCACCTCTCCGCGAAGCGCTTCCCGGCCCTGCGCAGGTCACTTGTGAAGTACACGTCCCTCTACACGGCCCTCGCCGAGGTGTACGACGTCCACCTCGCGGAGGCCGAGGAGACCATCGAGACCTCCCTGGCCACCCCGCGCGAGGCCGGCCTGCTCGGCACGGACGTGGGCCTGCCGATGCTGATGCTGTCCCGGCACTCGCTGGACAAGGACGGGCAGCCGGTGGAGTGGGTGCGGTCCGTCTATCGGGGGGACCGGTACAAGTTCGTGGCACGGCTCAAGCGGCCCACCGAGTAGGGCCACTCGGCCACACAGGATCCACCCCCGATCAGCCCCTGGGGACGGTTCCCTAAAGCGATGCCGTCCCGTAGATTTCCTGCGCGTTGCACACGCGATCACAGATAAACAGGTAATCGGTGAGGGGACGGAGCCTTGACATGCCAGAAGCGCCTGAAGTGAGACAACCGGTGGCAGAACAACCGGTGGTGACTCCGATGCGCATAGTCATCGGGCTCTGCCTCTTCGCACCCTTCGTCGCGATGCTGTGGGTGGGTTCGTACGCGAAGGCCGATCCGGCCTTCATAGGCATCCCGTTCTTCTACTGGTACCAGATGCTGTGGGTGGTCGTCTCCACCGCGCTGACGATGACCGCGTACCAGCTCTGGCAGCGTGACCAGCGCGCCCGCAAGGCCGCTCCCAAGGACGGGGGTGCGTCCGCGTGAACGACGGCGTGAACGGCGTGGCACTCGCCGTCTTCATCATCTTCTTCCTGGCCGTCACGGTCATCGGCTTCATGGCCACGCGCTGGCGCAAGGCCGAGAACGAGCACAGCCTCGACGAATGGGGCCTGGGCGGCCGGTCGTTCGGCACCTGGGTCACCTGGTTCCTGCTCGGCGGCGACCTCTACACGGCGTACACCTTCGTGGCCGTACCGGCGGCGATCTACGCGGCGGGCGCGGCGGGCTTCTTCGCGGTGCCGTACACGATCCTGGTGTACCCCCTGATCTTCACGTTCCTGCCCCGCCTGTGGTCGGTCTCCCACAAGCACGGATACGTCACGACCTCGGACTTCGTACGCGGCCGCTTCGGCTCCAAGGGCCTGTCTCTGGCGGTGGCGGTCACCGGCATCCTCGCGACCATGCCGTACATCGCGCTCCAACTGGTCGGTATCCAGGCGGTTCTCGACGTGATGGGCGTCGGCGGCGGTGAGAACACGAACTGGTTCGTGAAGGACCTCCCCCTGCTGATCGCGTTCGGCGTGCTGGCGGCCTACACGTACTCCTCCGGCCTGCGGGCCCCCGCCCTGATCGCGTTCGTGAAGGACACGCTGATCTACATCGTCATCGCGGTGGCGATCATCTACATCCCGATCAAACTGGGCGGGTTCGACGAGGTCTTCGGCGCGGCGAGCGAGAAGTACACCGCCGCCAAGGCGGGCGCGCTGGTCCCGGCCGAGGCCGGCCAGTGGACCTACGCCACGCTGGCGCTGGGTTCCGCGCTCGCGCTGTTCATGTACCCGCACTCGATCACGGCGACGCTGTCCTCCAGAAGCCGTGAGGTGATCCGCCGCAACACCACGATCCTGCCGCTGTACTCCCTGATGCTCGGGCTGCTCGCCCTGCTGGGCTTCATGGCGATCGCGGCCGGAGTCAAGGTCACCAACCCCCAGTTGGCGATCCCGCAGCTCTTCGAGGACATGTTCCCGTCCTGGTTCGCGGGCGTGGCCTTCGCGGCGATCGGCATCGGAGCCCTCGTCCCGGCGGCCATAATGTCCATCGCGGCGGCGAACCTCTTCACCCGCAACATCTACAAGGACTTCCTCAAGCCCGACGCGACACCGGCGCAGGAGACCAAGGTCTCCAAGCTGGTCTCGCTCCTGGTGAAGGTGGGCGCGCTGGTCTTCGTCCTGACCATGGACAAGACGGTCGCGATCAACTTCCAGCTGCTGGGCGGCATCTGGATCCTGCAGACCTTCCCGTCGCTCGTCGGCGGCCTGTTCACCCGCTGGTTCCATCGCTGGGCCCTGTTGGCCGGCTGGGCGGTCGGCATGCTGTACGGCACGCTGGCGGCGTACGGGGTCGCGTCTCCGACGCAGAAGCACTTCGGTGGCAGCGCGAAGGAGATCCCGGGGATCGGCGAGATCGGCTACATCGGCCTGACGGCGTTCGTGCTGAACCTCGTCGTCACGGTGGTCCTCACCTTCGCACTGAAGGCGCTGAAGGCCCCGGACGGCGTGGACGAGACGAAGCCGTCGGACTACACGGCGGACGCGGGCGAGCCGGGCGTGGCAGTGGAGCTGCCGCCGGCCACAGCGGGCTCCGCACACTGAGGGCTCCGCCGGATACGCGGTTCGTTCGCCGCGGGCCGGTGGGGACCTGTCGCGCCCGCGCGGCGGAGCCGCATATCGATACAGCCCCGCGCCGCTCAAGGGGCGCCACTACGGGCCGCCGGATTTCTCCGGCGGCCCGTAGTCGTACCCCTCCAATCCACTCAACTCACCGATACGACACAACATGTGGGGGTGCTTCCAGGGCCCAGCACAAGATGTATGCTCATGCTCGCTGTCGCCGCAGGGGAATCCGGTGCGAATCCGGAACTGTCCCGCAACGGTGTACACATGCCCATTCGTGCCTCCGCACGACTGTGCGCGTGTCCAGTCCGAGGACCTGTCGACAGTGCGCCCGGCCGACCGGTCCGGGTGCCTGACGTCCGGGCCTCGCGGAGTGGGCCGGTGGACGCGCGCGTACCCGTAAGGCGTCCGTGTGCCCCGCTGCCCTCCGCAAGGCCCCGTGCCGAGCGAGGGAGAGCCCCCACGTGACCATCGCGCCAGCCGAACCGGCTTCAGCGACCCCAGTGGCCAGAGGCGAGACGGACGGTCCCGGTACCGCGCTGCTTCGGACCCTGACCGAGCTGACCGCCGACCTCCCCGACACCGACCCCGGCCGGGTCGCCGCAGCCGCGTTGCGCGGCCGGTCCGCGCGGGCCGACATGTCGGAGCTGCGCGAGCTGGCCACCGAGGCGTCGGCAGGCCTCATCTCCGAGGACCCCGCCTACTCCCGGCTGGCCGCCCGGCTGCTGACCGTCACCATCGCCGCGGAGGCCGCCTCACAGGGCGTCACATCCTTCTCCGAGTCGGTCGCGGTCGGGCATCGGGAGGGCCTGATCGCCGACCGCACCGCCGAGTTCGTACGGCTGCACACGGACCGCCTGAACGCCCTGATCGACCTCGAGGGCGACGACCGCTTCGGGTACTTCGGGCTGCGCACCCTCCACAGCCGGTACCTCCTGCGTCACCCGATCACGCGCCGGGTCATCGAGACGCCCCAGCACTTCATGCTGCGCGTCGCGAGCGGTCTCGCCGACGACACTGTGCTTGATTCAAAGACGGGTGTCCACGCACTCGACGAAGTCGCCGCGCTCTACCGGCTGATGAGCCGCCTCGACTACCTCCCCTCCTCCCCCACCCTCTTCAACTCCGGTACCCGGCACCCCCAGATGTCGTCCTGCTACCTCCTCGACTCGCCCGTCGACGAGCTGGACTCCATCTACGACCGCTACCACCAGGTCGCCCGCCTCTCCAAGCACGCCGGCGGCATCGGGCTGTCGTACTCCCGGATCCGCAGCCGCGGTTCGCTGATCCGCGGCACCAACGGGCACTCCAACGGCATCGTGCCGTTCCTGAAGACGCTGGACGCCTCCGTCGCCGCCGTGAACCAGGGCGGCCGGCGCAAGGGCGCGGCCGCGGTGTACCTGGAGACCTGGCACTCCGACATCGAGGAGTTCCTGGAGCTGCGCGACAACACGGGTGAGGACGCCCGCCGTACGCACAATCTGAACCTCGCGCACTGGATCCCGGACGAGTTCATGCGCCGGGTGAACACGGACGCGCTCTGGTCGCTCTTCTCCCCCTCCGACGTGCCCGAACTGGTCGATCTGTGGGGCGCCGAGTTCGACGCCGCCTACCGCAAGGCGGAGGAGGCCGGGCTCGCCCGCAAGACCATCCCGGCCCGTGATCTGTACGGCCGCATGATGCGTACGCTCGCGCAGACCGGCCAAGGCTGGATGACCTTCAAGGACGCCGCCAACCGCACCGCCAACCAGACGGCCGAGCCGGGCAGTGTCGTCCACTCCTCGAACCTGTGCACCGAGATCCTGGAGGTCACGGACGACGGGGAGACCGCGGTCTGCAACCTGGGTTCGGTGAACCTCGGCGCGTTCGTGGTCGACGGGGACATCGACTGGGAGCGGCTGGACGAGACGGTCCGCACCGCCGTCACCTTCCTCGACCGGGTCGTCGACATCAACTTCTACCCGACCGAGCAGGCGGGCCGCTCCAACTCCCGCTGGCGCCCGGTCGGTCTGGGCGCGATGGGCCTCCAGGACGTCTTCTTCAAACTGCGCGTCCCCTTCGACTCGCCCGAGGCCAAGGCCCTCTCCACGCGCATCGCCGAGCGCGTCATGCTGGCCGCGTACGAGGCCTCCGCCGACCTCGCCGAGCGCAACGGCCCGCTGCCGGCCTGGGAGAAGACCCGTACGGCCCGCGGCGTGCTCCACCCCGACCACTACGACGTCGAGCTGAACTGGCCCGAGCGCTGGTCGGCGCTGCGGGAACGTATCGCCACGACCGGGATGCGCAACTCCCTGCTCCTGGCGATCGCGCCCACCGCCACCATCGCCTCCATCGCCGGCGTGTACGAGTGCATCGAGCCGCAGGTCTCCAACCTGTTCAAGCGCGAGACGCTGTCCGGCGAGTTCCTCCAGGTCAACTCGTATCTGGTGCGGGAGCTCAAGGACCTCGGCGTGTGGGACGCCCGCACCCGTGAGGCGCTGCGCGAGTCGAACGGCTCGGTGCAGGACTTCGCCTGGATCCCCGCCGACGTACGCGCCCTGTACCGCACGGCGTGGGAGATCCCGCAGCGCGGGCTCATCGACATGGCCGCCGCCCGGACCCCGTTCCTGGACCAGGCGCAGTCCCTGAACCTGTTCCTGGAGACGCCGACCATCGGCAAGCTCTCCTCGATGTACGCGTACGCCTGGAAGTCGGGCCTGAAGACGACGTACTACCTGCGCTCACGCCCGGCGACCCGTATCGCCCGCGCCGCACAGGCGCAGGCTCAGCCCGAGAAGACCATCCCCGTCCAGCAGGCCGCCGACCCCGACGCCGTCGCCTGCTCCCTGGAAAACCCCGAGTCCTGCGAGGCCTGCCAGTGATGACCACCGCCGCTGAGAAGAACCTGCTCGACCCGGGTTTCGAACTGACTCTCCGCCCCATGCGCTACCCGGACTTCTACGAGCGCTACCGGGACGCCATCAAGAACACCTGGACCGTCGAGGAGGTCGACCTCCACTCGGACGTCGCCGACCTGGCGAAGCTGTCCGAGGGTGAGCAGCACATGATCGGCCGGCTGGTCGCGTTCTTCGCGACGGGCGACTCGATCGTCTCGAACAACCTGGTGCTCACGCTCTACAAGCACATCAATTCCCCGGAGGCGCGGCTGTACTTGAGCCGACAGCTGTTCGAGGAGGCCGTGCACGTCCAGTTCTACCTGACTCTGCTGGACACCTACCTCCCGGACCCGGCGGACAGGGCCGCGGCGTTCGACGCGGTGGAGAACATCCCGTCGATCCGCGAGAAGGCCGAGTTCTGCTTCCGGTGGATCAACGAGGTCGAGAAGCTCGACCGGCTGGAGACCCAGGCCGACCGCCGCCGTTTCCTCCTCAATCTCATCTGCTTCGCCGCGTGCATCGAGGGACTGTTCTTCTACGGTGCTTTCGCCTACGTCTACTGGTTCCGCAGCCGGGGTCTCCTGCACGGCCTGGCCACCGGCACGAACTGGGTCTTCCGGGACGAGACCATGCACATGAGCTTCGCGTTCGAGGTGGTCGACACCGTCCGCAAGGAGGAGCCGGAGCTTTTCGACGAGCAGCTTCAGCAGCAGGTGACCGACATGATGCGGGAGGCGGTCGAGGCGGAACTCCAGTTCGGCCGGGACCTGTGCGGTGAGGGCCTGCCGGGCATGAACACCGAGTCGATGCGGCAGTACCTGGAGTGCGTCGCCGACCAGCGCCTGGCCCGCCTGGGCTTCGCCCCGGTGTACGGCTCCGAGAACCCCTTCTCCTTCATGGAGCTGCAAGGGGTCCAGGAGCTGACCAACTTCTTCGAGCGCCGCCCTTCGGCGTACCAGGTGGCTGTGGAGGGCACGGTCGACCTCGACGAGGATTTCTGACGCCACGTCACTGATGGGATCGGGCTTACCGAAGGGTAAGCCCGGCCCCATGAAGCGCGAGGCCTCGTCCATGGACCGTCCATCGGCCGTCCATGGACCTCCTATGGAGCGGCAAAGTTCTTCCGACGCATCTGTTCCGGCCTTGTCGACCCCGGCTACTTTCTGGCCATCCTGTCATGCGCACAACGGCATCACGGAACATCCAAGTGTCATGCCCCTGACGATAACGCGCTCTGCCGCCGCTACGCGCGTCACAGGCCTGCCACCAGCGTCGAGAACCCCACTCCCACGACGGAGGCAGTACCCCCATGCGTAAGACACCCACCGGTAAGCCCAGACGGAGCCTGCGAAGACTCCTGGTCGCGGCCACACCCGCCCTCGCCCTCAGCCTCACCGGACTCGTCGCGGCGCCGGCGCACGCGGCACCCGCAGCGCACGCAGCCGCGAGCACCTCCCGTGTCACTCAGAACTCCAAGGCCCTCACCTCCCCGGACCGGCAGACGTTCCACTCGACCGGCAAGGCCGGCCAGAAGGTGCCGACCACGCACCTTTGCGCCACCGCAGAGCCCGGTCACGTGTCCTGTTTCGCCCAGCGCCGGACCGACATCAAGCAGCGGCTGGCCGCAGCAGCCGCTGCCGCCGCGCCGTCCGGGCTCAGCCCGGCCAATCTGCACAGCGCCTACAACCTCCCGTCAACGGGCGGATCCGGCCTGACAGTCGCCGTGGTCGACGCGTACAACGACCCCAACGCCGAGTCGGACCTGGCCACTTACCGTTCGCAGTACGGCCTGTCCGCCTGCACCAAGGCCAGCGGCTGCTTCAAGCAGGTCAGCCAGACCGGTTCGACGACCTCGCTGCCGACCAACGACACCGGCTGGGCCGGTGAAGAGGCACTCGACCTCGACATGGTCAGCGCCGTCTGCCCCAACTGCAGCATCATCCTCGTCGAGGCCAGCTCCGCCACCGACTCCGACCTCGGCACCGCCGAGAACGAGGCCGTTGCGCTCGGCGCGAAGTTCGTGTCCAACAGCTGGGGCGGCGACGAGGCGTCCTCCCAGACGACCGAGGACACCTCGTACTTCAAGCACCCCGGTGTCGCGATCACGGTCAGCGCGGGTGACAGCGCGTACGGCGCCGAGTACCCGGCAACCTCCCAGTACGTGACCGCCGTTGGCGGCACCGCCCTCTCCACGTCCTCCAACTCCCGCGGCTGGACCGAGTCCGTGTGGAAGACCAGCAGCACGGAGGGGACCGGGTCCGGCTGCTCGGCGTACGACGCCAAGCCGACCTGGCAGACCGACACCGGGTGCACCAAGCGCATGGAGTCGGACGTCTCCGCAGTCGCCGACCCTGCCACCGGTGTGGCCGTCTACGACACCTATGGCGGGTCCGGCTGGGCCGTCTACGGTGGCACGAGCGCCTCGGCACCGATCATCGCGGGCGTGTACGCGCTGGCCGGTACCCCGGGTTCCAGTGACTACCCGGCGAAGTACCCCTACAGCCACACGAGCAACCTGTACGACGTCACCAGCGGCAACAACGGCTCCTGCTCCACCTCGTACTTCTGCACCGCGGCCACCGGCTACGACGGTCCCACCGGCTGGGGCACCCCCAACGGCACCACCGCCTTCGCCTCGGGCACCACCACGGGCAACACGGTGACCGTCACCAACCCGGGCAGCCGGTCGACCACCACCGGCAGCGCGGTCAGCCTGCAGATCAGTGCGACCGACAGTGCGGCGGCGACCCTCACCTACAGTGCGAGCGGTCTGCCGACCGGGCTGTCGATCAGCGGCTCGACCGGCCTGATCTCCGGTACGGCGTCCACCGCGGGCACGTACCAGGTCACCGTGACCGCGAAAGACAGCACCGGCGCCTCCGGCTCCGCCTCCTTCAGCTGGACCGTCGGGTCGAGCAGCAGCACCTGCACCTCGTCCCAGCTGCTCGGCAACCCCGGCTTCGAGTCGGGCAACACCACCTGGACCGCGTCCACCAGCGTCATCAGCAACTCCACCAGCGAGGCGGCGCACGCCGGCTCGTACTACGCCTGGCTGGACGGCTACGGCTCCGCGCACACCGACACGCTGTCCCAGTCGGTGACCGTGCCCAGCGGCTGCAAGGCCACCTTCACCTTCTACCTGCACGTCGACACCAAGGAGACCTCCACGAGCACCGCCTACGACAAGCTGACGGTCACCGCCGGATCGACCACCCTGGCGACGTACTCGAACGTCAACGCCGCTTCGGGCTACGCCCAGAAGTCCTTCGACCTGTCCTCGTACGCCGGCTCCACCGTCACCCTGAAGTTCAGCGGTGTCGAGGACTCCTCGCTCCAGACCAGCTTCGTCCTCGACGACACCGCCGTCACGACCAGCTGACCACCGCTCCGCCCCGGGCCCCGGTCGCCGCCTTCGCGGCCGGGGCTCCGGTGTGGGATCAGCTGTGGGACCAGGTGTGGGATCCGGACGTGCGGGTGACACGTCGAAGAGAAGAGGAGGCCCCCTATGCGCCGAACGATCCGCCGCCGCACGACCCTCGCCCTCGTGGCACTCACACTCGCACTCACCGTCGCAGGCTGCGCCGACCGGACCGACAGCGGCAAGGACGGCGGCAACAGCGTGTCGTCCGCTCCCTCTCTCTCCCTCGCCCCCACCCCCACCACGAACCCGACGAGCCCGACGCCGAGTTCCGCGGGCTGTACGGCAGTGACGACGCTCGGCGCCCGCGACAGCGGCCGTACGTTGTGCCTGGCGGTGGGCGACACGGTCCGTGTCAGCCTGGACGGGACCTCCGAGCGGCCCTGGAAACCGGTCACCGTGAGCGGTCTCGGCCTGGCGGCCACCAACAGCGGGCTCGTCCTGCTACCCGGCGACGCGAGCGCCGCCTTCAAGGCCGTATCGACAGGCAGAATCCGGCTGGAGTCCACGCGGCCACTGTGCGCCGCCCGGACCGGCCAGGTCTCATGCCGGGGGATTCAGGAGTGGCGGGTCACCGTGGTGGTGAAGTAGCGCTGCCGCCGTGCGGGGAACGCCGTGGGGCCGATTCGCTCGGCCTCCCGGCGAGTCCGCTGGGCCTCGCGTAGCTGGCGGTCGATGCGCCGGTCGCGGGCCAGGCCGATCAGGGACGGGAGAGCGAGGGCGATGAAGATCGCGACGACGGCGAGGATTCCGACGATGTTGTCCGTTGCTGTGTTCATGGACATCAGTCTCGCGCCGGATGCTCCTGACCGTCAGTGGCAGGACTGCCGTACACCCTCGATTTCCTGCCACTGTCGAGGCACACTGGCAGCATGCTCGAAAACGTGGCCGTCGTCCTGCTCAACGGAGTGCATCCCTTCGAACTCGGGGTCGTCTGCGAGGTCTTCGGCCTCGACCGCAGCGACGAGGGCCTGCCGGTGTACGACTTCGCGGTCGCCTCGGCCGAGGGTCCGACACTGAGCACCCACGCGGGCTTCTCCGTCGCTACGGAACACGGGCTGGAGCGGCTGGAGAGCGCCGACCTGATCGCCGTACCTGCCGGGCAGACCTATGCGAACCGGGAGTATCCGCCGGAGCTGCTTGACGCGCTGCGGCGGGCCGTGGAGCGCGGGGCCAGGGTGCTCAGCGTCTGCTCCGGGGTCTTCGTGCTCGCCGCCGCGGGACTGCTGGACGGCCGGCGGTGCACGGTCCACTGGCGGCACGCCGAGGAGCTGGCCAGGCGCTATCCGCGGATCCAGGTCGAGCCGGACGTGCTGTACGTCGACGCGGGGCCGGTGATCACCTCCGCCGGTACGGCCGCCGGGATCGACGCCTGTCTGCACCTCGTACGGGAGGAGCACGGGCCCGAGGTCGCCAACGCCATCGCCCGCCGGATGGTCGTACCGCCGCACCGGGACGGCGGGCAGGCCCAGTACATCGAGCGGCCCCTGCCCCGGTCGCGGTGCGACACCGTCGGGGAGGTGCTGGTGTGGATGGAGCGCCATCTCGACGAGGAGGTGACCGTCGAGCAGCTCGCCGAGCGCGCCCATATGTCGCCCCGCACCTTCGCCCGCCGCTTCCAGCAGGAGACCGGCACCACGCCCTACCGCTGGATTCTGCGGCAACGCGTGCTGCTGGCACAGCAGTTGCTGGAGGCGACGGACGAGACGATGGACGCGATCGCCTGGCGCACCGGGTTCGGCAACGCGGCGGCGCTGCGCCACCAGTTCGTACGGTCGCTGGGGACCACCCCGCAGGCGTACCGGCGTACGTTCAAGGGCCCGGAGGCCGCCTGAGAATGCCCACGCGGACCGCGTCGCGCGATCCGGGCACCCGTTCGAAGCGCCACTTCCTGGCCACCTCGGCCGTGAGAAACGCCGCCTCGAGCACCACAACTGACCGTTCTGGGAAGGGATTTGCTTCCTTCACTACCCCAAGCTGCCAGGATTCGCCTCATGTCTGACTGATTCCGAATCACCAGAAGCGCTACGACAGACACACGAACGGCCCCTGGTCAGGGGCCGTTCGTGTGCGTGTGCCTCAGAAGTGCTCAGTCGTTCGCGACGACGGGGTACCGGGGCTCGTTCTCGGCCATCTGCCGCAGCGCGTCCTTGCGCTCGCGCTTGGAGAGCCGGTCGATGTACAGGTAGCCGTACAGGTGATCGGTCTCGTGCTGCAAACAGCGTGCGAAGTAGCCGGTGCCGCGCACCTTGATCGGGTTGCCCTTCTCGTCCTGCCCGGTCACCTCGGCATAGTCGGGCCGGGCGAGCGGCGCGTACGCGGTCGGCACCGAGAGACAGCCCTCGTTGCTGTCGTCCAGCCGGCGCCGGTCGGCGGGCAGCTCGACCAGCTTCGGGTTGCAGATCACACCGGTGTGCCGGGCACCCTCGTCGTCGGGGCAGTCGTAGATGAAGACCTTCAGGTCGACGCCGACCTGGTTGGCGGCCAGGCCCACGCCCTCGGCGGTGCGCTGGCTGGCGAACATGTCCGCGACCAGCTGATCCAGCTCCGCGCCGAACTCGGTGACGTCCTGGCACTCCTTGTGCAGCACCGGGTTTCCGACGACCGTGATGGGCCGCGAGGTCCCGCGCTCACGCCAGGCGGCCTCCCGCTCCTCGCCGTCCTCGGTGTCGATGACGAAGCCCTCGTCGTCCACGGGAAGCACGCCCACGTGCTGCTGATCGGTGTCCTGCTGCGCCATGACCGACGATGCCTTCCTCAAACATTCGGGGGGAGAGTTGCTGATACAGGGTACGGGCAGCGCCCCATAGGGGCCGCCCCTACAGGGGCGCGGGGCTGTTCCGATGTGCGGCTCCGCCGCGTGGGCGCGACCAGCCACAACGGACCCGCAGCCGGCACGAGACGAGACCTAACACACCTCTTCGAGATCCCGCCAAGCCCGAGTCTCCGGACTGTCGGCAACCCACCCGTCCAGCAACCCCCTGACCAGCGACGCCGGGGCAGCGATGCCACACTCCCGCTCCGGCGCCCAGAACTGCCCGTCCGTACGATGCCCCAGCGGCCCAGGATGCCCCGGCTCACTGTGATCGTGCGGATCAAGATGCTCCCCGTCACCCTCGTCGGACGGCATCCGGGACTCCGAACACATACGGCACAGCAACCGCACCGACGACGACCAGTCCTCCGCGGCGAAACCCGCGTCGGACGCCAGCCGCTCCAAAGCGTCCCGGTCGTCCTCGGCGGCGGCCTCCAGGAGGACCACCCAGGTGGGGACCGGCGAGGGCGCCCACAGCTCGATCTCGTCGAAGACGGGGTAGGAGTGCCCGGCCGCGGTGGTCCGCTCTCCGTGAGGCACCCCGTCGTGCAGCACGACCTCGCCCCAGCGCCGCCCGGAGGACGGCAGCGGGATCGACAGCACCTCGATACGGGCGGGGTCGAGCCGCCGCCCCCACACGACCTCGGCCTCCCCCTCCGGCGACAGCCGTACGGCCGCGCTGCCCAGGTCCATCCCGACGGGCTCACCGGCGGCCGTCGCGCCCCCGGGCACCCGCAGCCCGTACGCCTGCCAGGCCCGCCTGGCCAGCGGCCAGTCCTGGAGGGCGGTGGCCGCGATGCCCACGTTCCACCAATCGGGGGCCCCGGTCTCCCGGTCGAGCAGCGCGACGGCGCGGAGACCGGCCGCCCGGGCCTGCTCCCAGTCGTGCCGGAACTTGTGCAGCAGGGCCAGGTTGAACCAGGACTCGGACAGCCAGGGTTCAAGATCCGCGGCACGTGTCAGCAACGCGCCCGCGTCCTCGTACCGCCCGTCGCCGATCAGCGTGAACGCCCGGTCGGTGGCCTGCCGCCATGAGGCGGAGGGCCGGTGCCGCCCCTTGCCGAAGATCCTCACGATTCCCGCCTGCCAGTGCCGTGGAGTGGGCCGGCTTCTGCCCCCGTACAGCCTCTCCCTCGCATCCAACCACGGACCGCTGGAGGGGCGCTCATTACCCATGGGTTACCCAAC
Protein-coding sequences here:
- a CDS encoding DUF3311 domain-containing protein, whose product is MPEAPEVRQPVAEQPVVTPMRIVIGLCLFAPFVAMLWVGSYAKADPAFIGIPFFYWYQMLWVVVSTALTMTAYQLWQRDQRARKAAPKDGGASA
- the mctP gene encoding monocarboxylate uptake permease MctP; translation: MNDGVNGVALAVFIIFFLAVTVIGFMATRWRKAENEHSLDEWGLGGRSFGTWVTWFLLGGDLYTAYTFVAVPAAIYAAGAAGFFAVPYTILVYPLIFTFLPRLWSVSHKHGYVTTSDFVRGRFGSKGLSLAVAVTGILATMPYIALQLVGIQAVLDVMGVGGGENTNWFVKDLPLLIAFGVLAAYTYSSGLRAPALIAFVKDTLIYIVIAVAIIYIPIKLGGFDEVFGAASEKYTAAKAGALVPAEAGQWTYATLALGSALALFMYPHSITATLSSRSREVIRRNTTILPLYSLMLGLLALLGFMAIAAGVKVTNPQLAIPQLFEDMFPSWFAGVAFAAIGIGALVPAAIMSIAAANLFTRNIYKDFLKPDATPAQETKVSKLVSLLVKVGALVFVLTMDKTVAINFQLLGGIWILQTFPSLVGGLFTRWFHRWALLAGWAVGMLYGTLAAYGVASPTQKHFGGSAKEIPGIGEIGYIGLTAFVLNLVVTVVLTFALKALKAPDGVDETKPSDYTADAGEPGVAVELPPATAGSAH
- a CDS encoding ribonucleoside-diphosphate reductase subunit alpha; this encodes MTIAPAEPASATPVARGETDGPGTALLRTLTELTADLPDTDPGRVAAAALRGRSARADMSELRELATEASAGLISEDPAYSRLAARLLTVTIAAEAASQGVTSFSESVAVGHREGLIADRTAEFVRLHTDRLNALIDLEGDDRFGYFGLRTLHSRYLLRHPITRRVIETPQHFMLRVASGLADDTVLDSKTGVHALDEVAALYRLMSRLDYLPSSPTLFNSGTRHPQMSSCYLLDSPVDELDSIYDRYHQVARLSKHAGGIGLSYSRIRSRGSLIRGTNGHSNGIVPFLKTLDASVAAVNQGGRRKGAAAVYLETWHSDIEEFLELRDNTGEDARRTHNLNLAHWIPDEFMRRVNTDALWSLFSPSDVPELVDLWGAEFDAAYRKAEEAGLARKTIPARDLYGRMMRTLAQTGQGWMTFKDAANRTANQTAEPGSVVHSSNLCTEILEVTDDGETAVCNLGSVNLGAFVVDGDIDWERLDETVRTAVTFLDRVVDINFYPTEQAGRSNSRWRPVGLGAMGLQDVFFKLRVPFDSPEAKALSTRIAERVMLAAYEASADLAERNGPLPAWEKTRTARGVLHPDHYDVELNWPERWSALRERIATTGMRNSLLLAIAPTATIASIAGVYECIEPQVSNLFKRETLSGEFLQVNSYLVRELKDLGVWDARTREALRESNGSVQDFAWIPADVRALYRTAWEIPQRGLIDMAAARTPFLDQAQSLNLFLETPTIGKLSSMYAYAWKSGLKTTYYLRSRPATRIARAAQAQAQPEKTIPVQQAADPDAVACSLENPESCEACQ
- a CDS encoding GntR family transcriptional regulator, whose amino-acid sequence is MSTDVSSAENEGGATVRTARVPKYYRLKKHLLDMTETQAPGTPVPPERTLAAEFDTSRTTVRQALQELVVEGRLERIQGKGTFVAKPKVSQALQLTSYTEDMRAQGLEPTSQLLDIGYITADDALAELLDITAGGRVLRIERLRMANGEPMAIETTHLSAKRFPALRRSLVKYTSLYTALAEVYDVHLAEAEETIETSLATPREAGLLGTDVGLPMLMLSRHSLDKDGQPVEWVRSVYRGDRYKFVARLKRPTE